Genomic window (Nymphaea colorata isolate Beijing-Zhang1983 chromosome 1, ASM883128v2, whole genome shotgun sequence):
CTATGTGAAAGCAGTGGACCCTTCACCATACATACAACATCCAACCACTTAAGATGGACGAAACAGAAAAGTATAATACCTAGATCGAACCACACCTAGATCGAACCACGGGACCCCTAGCTTGGCCAGGTATGTTATGCCTGTTGAGAACACGTTGAAGGTATATTGACattagatataaaatatttatttcacactaaatctgatttaaatctaaattcaaGTCTAATCAGATATTTGtttaaacccaaattcaaattcgaatccgGTTAAACGTCATCTTGGAGTttaatttggatatatataaaatatttaaagcaGCACGCTTCCTAAGTAGGTGGAAGTTCGTATTTTCGAAAAATTCGCCCCAGCCCTCAAACGCATAAAAGGAATCCGCGATGGCGCGAAACGACGATCTTATTTTTTTGCCCTAACAAAACTGCCGCCGCGGTGcgatcctcctcctcctccccctcgcAGCAGACCACCATACGCGCAGAACAGCCGCAGCAGTGGGAGCCTTGCGTtcctctctctccgtctcttaGGTGggtctctctcccttcctgtTCCTCTCTTGCAAGCAGCGTCAGCCGGAGAAGGCCGAGACGAGGACGGTCGACGGCCTGATTTTTATGGAAGCTGAAAAGAATTTggcgaaaaagaaaagagaacgaAAACATATTGTCAAAACTTTGCAATAGATATCAATCTCTGTTTGCATTCTCATGAATAACTTTTAGCAACTCTGGCATTCCTTCCTCTTCAGGAATCttctcttctatttattttgaaaGCTCGCATGCTTATTGTGTAGCCAATTTAGCGCAAATGgtaaaaatgaagatgaaacgGAGTGGTGGCAGTTTAGAAAGGGCGATGTCACAACGCAGTAAAGAAGCTCCTGACTTCTTGGTATTCAATCATCATCCAGTTTCTATGGAAGTTTTATTGGTGTTCCACTGCTAGgtattgttttttcatttttggtttCTTATCAAGCCTTTGGAAGGTGGTCCTGGGAGTCGATTGCCTAAAGAATATGAAGAGCCATCTGCATTGAATTCCAGTGTCTTGTATATCGGCCGCATACCTCATGGATTTTATGAAGAACAGATGCAAGGtacattttaacttttaagtagCTGTTATTGCTTCTTCCCATGTTACTTCATAGATGTTATCGTTGAAAACTTAAAGCTAGTTCACATTTTCAGGTTTCTTTAAACAGTTTGGGACTATCAAGAGATTGCGGTTGGCACGAAACAGAAAGGTTTTCTCTACACTTTGTATATTACATTGTATCTGAGCTGAAGAAGGAAGAAGTTATAGCTAAAAGCTAGTCTTCATTTGCTTCTCTAGCATGTAATCTCAAAGTTATGATGTTAGCATCTACGTTGAGGTAGTAATATGATGTCTTTTGAATCATATTCacacttttttaattttttctaatataGGAGTAATCCgccttttgttttgaatttggGGGATCTTTTTTGGTTTGACTTGGTGGTACAGTTGTAGCATTGCTGGATCAGACTAGACTATAATTTAAGAATTAAGACTACCAACGTGCTGTGGGATACACAGATGCAGATGCACAAAAAGTCTTTAATTGCTATCCGTTACTTATCATGAAGTGGAAATTAAATTACTATCTCATTTTTACCATCCAATTGAAGTGTTTATGTCTGTAAACTTGTCACTTTTGACATAGCACGGGGCAGTTTCTTAAGTGGGCATTTTGGCTGCTTAAATTTTATGCGTGTGTCTACTGCAATTCATATGTATTATACGATCAATTATGTTGGTAGAGGAGTCAAAGCAGACAAAACTAAGGGAAAGCTGAAACAAAAAAGTCTGATGGCTATGCTACTTTTATATGTAAAACTGAAATGAATATAGCTTGTTTTTGGTTACTGTTATCACAAGCTGGTGAATGTTCTGTTAAGGAACCGTGGTTTCTCCCGTTGCTTTATGGAAAACGGCAGGCATTTactcattcttttttcttttccatttgcAATTAGTTTTTGTGAGTCCTGCACTTTCTAAGTAGAAGTGCTACTTGGTGGAATCCCTAAAAGCGCCTAGGCAGGATAAGTCTTTTTCAAATGAAGAGAAGATAACATAACAAACAAAATTGGCCGAAGAATAAGTATATAACTGTTGTGAACCTAGTATACCACATGATCATGCATTTTCTGTCATTGATCATGCATATGTGCTACCAAACATTCACACTATCTCATTGTGATTAATAAatgcatccaatagtctttcTGAACATTCAATAAGAAAACAACCAATGAATAATCAAGCATGGGAAGAACAGAAGGAACTACATGCattacaaaaatacaaaaaaaaaaagcacagaAAATATGTGTGTTGtctatatgtacatatatatatttgtatgcacattgtgtatgtgcatgtgtgggTTTCCGCGGTTGAAGAATCTGCTTTCATATGCATAGAAAATACGTATGTGCTATCTATAaatatgtgtatgcatatcTCCGTGTATGTTCATGTGTGGGCTTCTCCAGTTGAAAAAGCTGCCTTCATGAACAAATGATTTCCTGATGCACTTTTACAGTTTTACCTTTGTATTGCTGcttgaatattttcattttgcttaACCTACTTCTTTAATGCAGACAGGGAACTCTAAACATTATGGGTTCATTAAATTCGAGTCACCTGAGGTAAGTAAGAGTTTCTCAACCTGCATCTGTCTTATATTTCTCTAATGCAGTGCAGGTAACCCCCTTGCTATGTTGCAGGTGGCTAAAATTGTTGCTGATTGTATGCATAATTATCTGCTATTTGAGCACATGCTACAAGTTCATGTAGTTCCATCTGAGagagttcatccaaatatgTATGTTATTCGCGTACTGAGCTGATGattgcttttctcttttcaacatTGATGGCCATGCTCATGCACCTGCATGTGTAGGTGTGTGGATGCCCATCACTTGTAAATACTTGTTTTTTGCTACCATGTTCTgtttcaatttttagttttgcttCCCTCTTTGCGAACCTTAGGTTGTCTACTACATGgttattcaaaatttcaaactatgCTGTAAcagagaaatttttaatttattattttaaatgcAAATAGCTATCAGGCCTTGTGATTCTTTAAATTACTTGGTTTCTCCTTGTCAGGTGGAAGCAGGCAAAGCAAAAATATGATCCATCAAGAGGGAGAAGACTTGAGCGGATGAGACATAATAAGGTTGGTCCAGCATTTGTGCTTCTATGAGATTAGCATTAGATAAAACATAGAGAAATTTTGGATGATACGTGgagatcttttctttttatagagAGATGGGATGTGTGTTCTTTCAAGTTATCTGTTCTGAATTAACAATTACTTGGATGATCAGAACCTGTTCTGTTGTGCTGCAGGAC
Coding sequences:
- the LOC116266742 gene encoding uncharacterized RNA-binding protein C1827.05c-like, yielding MVKMKMKRSGGSLERAMSQRSKEAPDFLPLEGGPGSRLPKEYEEPSALNSSVLYIGRIPHGFYEEQMQGFFKQFGTIKRLRLARNRKTGNSKHYGFIKFESPEVAKIVADCMHNYLLFEHMLQVHVVPSERVHPNMWKQAKQKYDPSRGRRLERMRHNKDRTAEEHKKLVEAIMRRDLKRRKKIKAACIDYECPDMVGSVQPIPTKMKFSEEE